One Solanum pennellii chromosome 10, SPENNV200 genomic region harbors:
- the LOC107002024 gene encoding uncharacterized protein LOC107002024 has protein sequence MDPCPFLRITIANLAVMLPPNRNLPSCVFLDCNIKLKGFPTQVSTINAFPKQDLVLENKIHASFNLNKTDIEKITARGKTCCLKIEICATKSMGIGFGYYTGGRILGSVFVEFDLKGFERKGSRGVVIKNGWVLVGVAKVHLNVKVQPDPRFIFQFDGEPECSPLVFQVNGNVKQPVFTCNFSFKNPGDWNSISRSSLSKGSTSIGCFNCWTTGNEIRRKERKGWLVTIHDLSGSPIAAASMVTPFVPSQGSNRVRGSNPGSWLILRPDQGTWKPWGRLQAWLENSGELGYCFEIIPDGANDTIKLVNSTISTKNGGKFNIDITNVSIPTMASANSSFDFSSVSGSWSDFGSSGYLGQILYRGFVMSSTVKGDGKCSKPEVIVGAQHVRCSEDAAVFVALAAAIDLSMDACRPFSQTLRKELRQSDQV, from the exons ATGGATCCTTGTCCTTTCCTTCGAATCACTATCGCAAACTTAGCGGTAATGCTTCCACCTAATCGGAATCTTCCTTCGTGTGTGTTTCTTGATTGTAACATTAAGCTTAAAGGTTTTCCAACACAAGTTTCAACCATCAACGCATTTCCTAAACAAGACCTTGTTTTAGAGAACAAAATCCATGCCTCTTTCAATTTGAACAAAACCGACATTGAAAAAATAACTGCTAGAGGAAAAACATGTTGTTTGAAGATTGAAATTTGTGCAACGAAGAGTATGGGCATTGGTTTTGGATATTATACTGGGGGGAGGATTTTGGGGAGTGTGTTTGTTGAATTTGATTTGAAGGGTTTTGAACGTAAAGGTAGTAGAGGAGTTGTGATTAAGAATGGATGGGTTTTGGTTGGTGTAGCAAAAGTGCATCTGAATGTGAAAGTTCAACCTGACCCAAGATTTATTTTCCAATTTGATGGAGAACCGGAGTGTAGTCCCCTGGTTTTTCAAGTTAATGGTAATGTGAAACAACCTGTTTTCACTTGCAACTTCAGTTTCAAGAACCCTGGTGATTGGAATTCAATATCAAG ATCTTCGCTATCTAAAGGAAGCACATCAATAGGCTGCTTTAACTGTTGGACAACTGGTAACGAAATACGGAGAAAAGAGCGAAAGGGATGGTTAGTGACAATCCATGACCTCTCTGGCTCACCAATTGCTGCAGCATCCATGGTGACCCCATTTGTCCCATCACAAGGTTCAAATAGGGTGAGAGGATCAAACCCTGGATCTTGGCTCATCCTCCGTCCAGATCAGGGTACATGGAAGCCATGGGGACGCCTACAAGCATGGCTAGAGAATAGTGGTGAACTTGGTTATTGCTTTGAAATCATCCCTGATGGTGCCAATGATACTATAAAATTGGTCAATTCAACCATCAGCACCAAGAATGGTGGGAAATTTAACATAGATATCACAAATGTTTCTATCCCAACAATGGCTAGTGCAAACAGCAGCTTTGATTTCTCTTCAGTCTCTGGGTCTTGGTCGGATTTCGGATCATCTGGATATTTGGGACAGATTTTGTACCGTGGATTTGTGATGTCATCCACAGTGAAGGGTGATGGAAAATGTAGTAAGCCGGAGGTGATTGTAGGGGCGCAGCACGTGAGGTGCTCGGAGGATGCTGCAGTTTTTGTTGCATTGGCAGCTGCTATAGATCTTAGTATGGATGCTTGTCGGCCTTTCTCTCAGACTCTCCGAAAAGAGTTGAGGCAGTCGGATCAAGTATGA